One stretch of Amycolatopsis sp. NBC_00345 DNA includes these proteins:
- a CDS encoding substrate-binding domain-containing protein, which translates to MKKLVVLVLVALLALAGCSSTADPSEPAGPPEPGTLRVLAGSELADLQPVLDEAAKATGVKVKLTFTGTLEGTQSLANGSLDGRYDAVWFSSNRYPAGIPEAAKRLGNQVKIMSSPVVLGLARSAAQRLGWDSRPVSWGEIAAAAGRKAFSYGMTDPSASNSGFSALVGVASALAGSGTAVDAQQITAVTPQLTQFFSAQAMSAGSSGWLSDAYQRRATGQDPGQKVDGLINYESVLLSMNAAGKLPEPMKLIYPSDGVVTADYPLTLLTSAGDDAHGAHQRLTDYLRTPDAQRRIMDTTQRRPVVPGVALGPQFVPRDLVELPFPATQPAVDALLSAYFNKIRRPSRTLYLLDTSGSMEGDRIEALRSALVGLTGADRSLVGRYRQFRSREEVTMLPFNTGPEPPRTFTVPEQAPEAELARIKAFAEGLQARGGTAIYDSLERAYQVMEPLAAKDPDRFTSIVLMTDGENENGGDLASFRSAFGSLPAAMRQVPVFTVLFGEGSGDELTQVATMTGGKVFDARNTQLSSVFQEIRGYQ; encoded by the coding sequence GTGAAGAAACTGGTCGTGCTGGTACTCGTGGCGCTGCTGGCGCTGGCCGGGTGCTCGTCGACGGCGGATCCGTCGGAGCCCGCGGGCCCGCCCGAGCCGGGCACGCTGCGGGTGCTCGCGGGCAGTGAGCTGGCGGACCTGCAGCCGGTGCTCGACGAGGCGGCGAAGGCGACCGGCGTCAAGGTCAAGCTCACTTTCACCGGCACGCTCGAGGGCACCCAGTCACTGGCGAACGGCAGCCTGGACGGCCGCTACGACGCCGTGTGGTTCTCCTCGAACCGTTACCCCGCAGGCATTCCCGAGGCGGCGAAACGGCTCGGGAACCAGGTCAAGATCATGAGCTCGCCCGTGGTGCTGGGGCTGGCCCGCTCGGCCGCGCAACGGCTGGGCTGGGACTCGCGGCCGGTCAGCTGGGGCGAGATCGCCGCGGCGGCGGGCCGGAAGGCGTTCAGCTACGGCATGACGGACCCCTCGGCGTCCAACTCGGGCTTCTCCGCGCTGGTCGGCGTCGCGTCCGCGCTGGCGGGTTCCGGCACGGCCGTCGACGCGCAGCAGATCACCGCGGTGACGCCGCAGCTCACGCAGTTCTTCAGCGCGCAAGCGATGTCCGCCGGCTCGTCGGGCTGGCTGTCGGACGCCTACCAGCGGCGCGCGACCGGGCAGGACCCCGGGCAGAAGGTGGACGGGCTGATCAACTACGAGTCGGTGCTGCTGTCGATGAACGCCGCGGGCAAGCTCCCCGAGCCGATGAAGCTGATCTACCCCAGCGACGGCGTTGTCACCGCCGACTACCCGCTCACGCTGCTGACCAGCGCCGGCGACGACGCGCACGGGGCGCACCAGCGGCTCACCGACTACCTGCGCACGCCGGACGCCCAGCGCCGCATCATGGACACCACCCAGCGGCGGCCCGTGGTGCCGGGCGTCGCGCTCGGGCCGCAGTTCGTGCCCCGGGACCTGGTGGAGCTGCCGTTCCCGGCCACGCAGCCTGCCGTCGACGCGCTGCTTTCGGCCTACTTCAACAAGATCCGCCGCCCGTCGCGCACGTTGTACCTGCTCGACACGTCGGGCTCGATGGAGGGCGACCGGATCGAAGCGCTGCGCTCGGCGCTGGTCGGCTTGACCGGCGCGGACCGCTCGCTCGTGGGCCGGTACCGGCAGTTCCGCAGCCGGGAGGAGGTGACGATGCTGCCGTTCAACACCGGGCCGGAGCCGCCGCGGACGTTCACCGTGCCGGAGCAGGCGCCGGAGGCGGAGCTGGCGAGGATCAAGGCGTTCGCCGAAGGACTGCAGGCCCGCGGGGGCACGGCGATCTACGACAGCCTCGAACGCGCGTACCAGGTGATGGAACCGTTGGCGGCCAAGGATCCGGACCGGTTCACGTCGATCGTGCTGATGACCGACGGCGAGAACGAGAACGGGGGCGACCTCGCGTCGTTCCGGTCCGCGTTCGGCTCGCTGCCCGCCGCGATGCGCCAGGTGCCGGTGTTCACGGTGCTGTTCGGGGAGGGCAGCGGCGACGAGCTCACGCAGGTCGCGACCATGACCGGGGGCAAGGTTTTTGATGCCAGGAACACGCAGTTGTCCAGTGTGTTCCAGGAGATTCGCGGTTATCAGTGA
- a CDS encoding pentapeptide repeat-containing protein: MPKTTQEPAPSADEPGGVTAPETAPEEDRTFRREDWYGEELAGRRFVRCEFHEVDLTESVTRGATFTDCVFGNVRFNASQHFHSAFTGCSFKRCNLFDAEFTGCKLVGSRFEECSMRPLRVHGGDWSFVGLVRADLRGVTFERVRMREADLTWANATDAVFSDVDLSGADLENVKFARAELRGSDLSSLDPTQAGLAEAIVSPEQATVLVTSLGLHVRG; encoded by the coding sequence ATGCCCAAGACCACCCAGGAACCAGCCCCGTCCGCGGACGAGCCGGGCGGAGTCACGGCCCCCGAAACGGCCCCCGAGGAGGACCGGACCTTCCGGCGCGAGGACTGGTACGGCGAAGAGCTCGCCGGCCGGCGGTTCGTGCGGTGCGAGTTCCACGAGGTCGACCTCACGGAGTCCGTCACGCGGGGTGCGACGTTCACCGACTGCGTGTTCGGCAACGTGCGGTTCAACGCCTCCCAGCACTTCCACTCGGCGTTCACCGGGTGCAGTTTCAAGCGCTGCAACCTGTTCGACGCCGAGTTCACCGGCTGCAAGCTGGTCGGCAGCCGCTTCGAGGAGTGTTCGATGCGGCCGTTGCGGGTGCACGGGGGCGACTGGTCGTTCGTCGGGCTGGTGCGGGCCGACCTGCGTGGGGTGACGTTCGAGCGCGTGCGCATGCGTGAGGCCGACCTCACCTGGGCGAACGCCACCGACGCCGTCTTCTCTGACGTCGACCTGTCGGGCGCGGACCTCGAGAACGTCAAGTTCGCCCGCGCCGAGCTGCGCGGCAGTGACCTCTCGTCGCTCGATCCGACGCAGGCGGGGCTGGCCGAGGCGATCGTCTCACCGGAACAGGCGACGGTGCTCGTGACTTCGCTCGGTCTGCACGTGCGCGGGTAG
- a CDS encoding sulfite oxidase-like oxidoreductase, producing MGVVTPGFTGRARSGDPRLPPGQYLAEDFPVLSTGPTPRVRTDNWEFTVVTERGEKRAWSWRELFALPSEKFTVDIHCVTQWSKLDTRWRGVPVETLIGDLDTSADYVMARSYGGYTTNLPLADLLDGQAWVAYEYNGKPLTPEHGGPARLLVPHLYLWKSAKWVRGLQLTTKDDPGFWETAGYHDYGDPWREQRYQGD from the coding sequence ATGGGCGTCGTCACGCCGGGGTTCACCGGCCGCGCGCGCAGCGGTGACCCGCGGCTGCCGCCTGGGCAGTACCTCGCCGAAGACTTCCCCGTGCTGTCCACCGGTCCGACCCCGCGGGTCCGCACGGACAACTGGGAGTTCACCGTTGTCACCGAACGCGGCGAGAAACGCGCGTGGTCCTGGCGGGAGCTGTTCGCCCTGCCGAGCGAAAAGTTCACTGTGGACATCCACTGTGTCACGCAGTGGTCCAAACTCGACACCCGCTGGCGCGGTGTCCCGGTGGAGACCCTCATCGGCGACCTCGACACCTCCGCCGACTACGTCATGGCCCGCTCCTACGGCGGCTACACCACCAACCTGCCGCTGGCCGACCTGCTCGACGGCCAGGCCTGGGTGGCCTACGAGTACAACGGCAAGCCGTTGACGCCCGAGCACGGTGGGCCCGCCCGGCTCCTGGTACCGCACCTGTACCTCTGGAAGTCGGCGAAGTGGGTGCGCGGCCTGCAGCTCACCACCAAGGACGACCCGGGATTCTGGGAGACCGCGGGCTACCACGACTACGGAGACCCATGGCGGGAACAGCGGTATCAGGGCGACTAG
- a CDS encoding helix-turn-helix transcriptional regulator: MNALLAKTGTEAVHPVARRLLAELAATPAAPARLVVVAPGGYGKTALLGALDRGYRAAGVEATLVDDADQLGEEDLARLSTLATTAEGPIVLAHRPNAGSEALRTLGEAFGRQAPQIVLTPLAPDEVAALARHLTGRSVDAKTAAALHTRTGGVPRLVERVVTGRLADFRAELAELDDDVLRYLIAAEAGAGRNLDLLCALLGRSPDRLPEVVDGARATGLLDAEDALLPVAAEAVRTCGPPARRLTALQQLVELQLRNGLPVLELAKSLLDAGSSGSSAAAAFAAAAGEALPSDAKLAARLFEAASEAGTRDPLVTTGWARAAALSGDLDTALRLGDGMLSAADLDTRAAGAEIAATVLAHRGELARSAELYRWAGRCAAEAARVVQATPRDGLSGSVGFGAGNGFGAGSSGGTGAEPNQDGVAPSMPGTQPDDFTTSHDTYPSTASTPHSAREGYRWTGQGAVNAFAAIALVGTGEPAGARELLRSPAPGMAPTLFAGAAGRTADGIAESVTGHGTESLSALVGAAAMLEPSGGGAPLPDSPAALAAIVGLHSGELGLAESVLTRALASNVGGDLLATRHRLLLGWVAMTAGNLTTADEHRNAVAASGRLEARDELFFATLELGLARRASDLVGLQRSWDRAYQASMRQQTDLFTLLPLGELAIAAARTGAHAKLARQLERAHEMLGRLDSPPLWTVSLCWHELHAAITLEDRATVEKQLTALAGFADCGRYPSALARAASCWLAVLSGAFEPETISAAAAELHELGLCWDAARLAGQAAIRTSDRKAMVQLLEAARQFQGITNRRESHVPEPTAGAGLSALSERELEVARLVVDGLTYKQAGSKLFISGKTVEHHMARIRGKLGATDRRELLATLRELLTKPDPS; the protein is encoded by the coding sequence TTGAACGCACTGCTGGCGAAGACCGGCACCGAAGCCGTCCACCCCGTCGCGCGCCGGCTCCTCGCCGAGCTGGCCGCTACCCCCGCGGCGCCCGCGCGGCTTGTTGTCGTCGCGCCGGGCGGCTACGGCAAGACCGCGCTGCTCGGCGCCCTCGACCGCGGTTACCGCGCGGCCGGCGTCGAGGCGACTCTCGTCGACGACGCCGACCAGCTCGGTGAAGAGGACCTGGCGAGACTGAGCACGCTCGCGACCACCGCCGAGGGCCCGATCGTGCTGGCCCACCGGCCGAACGCCGGTTCGGAGGCGTTGCGCACGCTCGGCGAGGCGTTCGGGCGGCAGGCGCCGCAGATCGTGCTGACGCCGCTGGCCCCCGACGAGGTGGCCGCGCTGGCCCGGCACCTCACCGGCCGGTCCGTCGACGCGAAGACGGCCGCCGCGCTGCACACCCGCACCGGCGGCGTGCCGCGGCTGGTGGAGCGCGTGGTGACCGGCCGGCTGGCCGACTTCCGCGCCGAGCTGGCCGAACTGGACGACGACGTGCTGCGGTACCTCATCGCCGCCGAGGCCGGCGCGGGCCGGAACCTGGACCTGCTGTGCGCCCTGCTCGGCCGCTCGCCGGACCGGCTGCCGGAGGTCGTCGACGGCGCCCGCGCCACGGGCCTGCTCGACGCGGAGGACGCGCTGCTCCCGGTGGCCGCCGAAGCCGTGCGCACCTGCGGCCCCCCGGCGCGGCGGCTGACGGCGTTGCAGCAGCTGGTGGAGCTGCAGCTGCGCAACGGTTTGCCGGTGCTGGAACTCGCGAAGTCGTTGCTGGACGCGGGAAGCTCCGGCTCCAGCGCGGCCGCCGCCTTCGCCGCCGCCGCGGGCGAAGCCCTGCCGAGCGACGCGAAGCTGGCCGCGCGCCTCTTCGAAGCCGCTTCGGAAGCCGGCACCCGCGACCCACTGGTGACCACGGGCTGGGCCCGCGCCGCCGCGCTGTCCGGTGACCTCGACACCGCCCTCCGCCTCGGCGACGGCATGCTGAGCGCCGCCGATCTGGACACGCGCGCGGCGGGCGCCGAGATCGCCGCCACCGTCCTCGCCCACCGCGGTGAACTGGCCCGCAGCGCCGAGCTGTACCGCTGGGCGGGCCGCTGCGCCGCGGAAGCCGCTCGGGTTGTGCAGGCCACTCCTCGCGACGGCTTGTCTGGCAGTGTCGGATTTGGTGCTGGTAATGGGTTTGGCGCCGGATCCAGCGGCGGTACCGGTGCCGAGCCGAATCAGGACGGCGTCGCCCCAAGCATGCCCGGCACTCAGCCGGACGACTTCACCACCAGCCACGACACGTACCCCAGCACGGCGAGCACTCCGCACTCCGCCCGCGAGGGTTACCGCTGGACGGGCCAGGGCGCGGTGAACGCGTTCGCCGCGATCGCGCTCGTCGGGACGGGCGAGCCGGCCGGCGCGCGGGAACTGCTGCGGTCCCCGGCACCCGGGATGGCGCCGACGTTGTTCGCGGGCGCGGCCGGGCGCACGGCGGACGGGATCGCCGAGTCGGTGACCGGGCACGGGACCGAAAGCCTGTCGGCGCTGGTCGGTGCGGCGGCGATGCTGGAGCCGTCCGGGGGCGGGGCGCCGTTGCCGGACAGCCCGGCCGCGCTCGCGGCGATCGTCGGGCTGCACTCGGGTGAGCTGGGGCTCGCCGAGTCCGTCCTCACGCGCGCGCTCGCCAGCAACGTCGGCGGCGACCTGCTCGCGACGCGGCACCGCCTGTTGCTCGGCTGGGTCGCGATGACAGCAGGCAACCTGACCACGGCCGACGAGCACCGGAACGCCGTCGCGGCGTCCGGGCGGCTCGAAGCCAGGGACGAGCTGTTCTTCGCCACGCTGGAGCTGGGGCTGGCGCGCCGGGCGAGTGACCTCGTCGGGCTGCAGCGGTCGTGGGACCGCGCATACCAGGCGTCGATGCGGCAGCAGACCGACCTGTTCACCCTGCTGCCCCTGGGTGAGCTGGCGATCGCCGCCGCGCGCACCGGCGCGCACGCGAAGCTCGCCCGTCAGCTCGAACGCGCCCATGAGATGCTCGGCCGCCTCGACAGCCCTCCACTGTGGACGGTGTCGCTGTGCTGGCACGAGCTGCACGCGGCGATCACGCTTGAGGATCGCGCCACCGTCGAGAAGCAGCTGACGGCGCTGGCGGGCTTCGCGGACTGTGGCCGATACCCGTCGGCGCTCGCGCGGGCGGCGTCGTGCTGGCTGGCCGTCCTGAGTGGCGCTTTCGAGCCCGAGACCATCTCCGCGGCCGCCGCCGAGCTGCACGAGCTGGGCCTCTGCTGGGACGCGGCGCGCCTGGCGGGCCAGGCGGCGATCCGCACGTCCGACCGCAAGGCGATGGTGCAGCTGCTGGAGGCCGCCCGCCAGTTCCAGGGCATCACGAACCGCCGCGAGTCCCACGTCCCGGAACCCACGGCGGGCGCCGGCCTGAGCGCACTGAGCGAACGCGAGCTGGAAGTCGCCCGCCTCGTCGTCGACGGCCTGACCTACAAACAGGCCGGCAGCAAGCTCTTCATCTCCGGCAAGACGGTGGAACACCACATGGCCCGCATCCGGGGCAAGCTGGGCGCCACCGACCGGCGTGAGCTGCTGGCCACCCTCCGGGAACTGCTCACCAAACCCGACCCTTCCTGA
- a CDS encoding GNAT family N-acetyltransferase, translating into MPTDAWHLTEDVEDFHARARDFLHSRPALHNTPLTVIEKLRTAGDADGTAFGRLEREGEVSAIFYRRPSLRLHLTPVSSEQADLLATHLSGLGHALAGVTAEHDTATAFAEAWQRRTNAAPTFRQGLHLYRLGTLTPPEPRPEGRGRVVGEPDREQLIRLCSEFVAAVGEVPAVDADSWDSSRFADRHFTFWEAPDGTPVSMAAMTSMVAGMVRVDPVYTPAHLRGHGYAGAVTVEVSRAALAAGATDVVLYTDPANPTSNALYQRIGYVPVTDFAMYEFS; encoded by the coding sequence ATGCCCACGGATGCCTGGCACCTCACCGAAGACGTCGAAGACTTCCACGCGCGAGCCCGGGACTTCCTGCACTCGCGCCCCGCCCTGCACAACACGCCGCTGACCGTGATCGAGAAGCTGCGAACGGCCGGCGACGCCGATGGCACCGCATTCGGCCGGCTGGAGCGAGAGGGCGAGGTCAGCGCCATCTTTTACCGACGCCCGTCTCTCCGGCTGCACCTCACCCCCGTCTCCTCCGAACAGGCCGACCTCCTCGCCACCCACCTGTCCGGGCTCGGCCACGCCCTCGCCGGCGTCACCGCGGAGCACGACACCGCCACTGCGTTCGCCGAGGCATGGCAACGGCGCACCAACGCAGCGCCGACGTTCCGTCAGGGGTTGCATCTGTACCGTCTCGGCACGCTCACCCCACCCGAGCCGCGCCCAGAGGGCCGGGGTCGCGTTGTGGGCGAGCCGGACCGCGAGCAGCTCATCCGTTTGTGCAGTGAGTTCGTTGCCGCTGTAGGGGAAGTCCCCGCCGTGGACGCCGATTCCTGGGACAGCTCGCGCTTCGCCGACCGGCACTTCACGTTCTGGGAGGCCCCGGACGGAACCCCGGTCTCCATGGCGGCCATGACCTCGATGGTCGCCGGCATGGTCCGGGTGGACCCGGTCTACACCCCGGCCCACCTCCGGGGCCACGGCTACGCGGGCGCCGTGACTGTCGAGGTGAGCAGGGCCGCGCTGGCCGCGGGCGCGACGGACGTCGTCCTGTACACGGACCCGGCCAACCCCACCAGCAACGCCCTCTACCAGCGAATCGGGTACGTCCCGGTCACCGACTTCGCCATGTACGAGTTCTCCTAG
- a CDS encoding molecular chaperone DnaK — translation MPYVLGIDVAHARTHAATRLRQGDGWDVPEPLWLGEQTPAAASALFLDDEGYLLTGDAAARAGAAVPSRLLTGFHRRIGDDVPMLIEGDAFSPESLTTVLVEGIAEHAAAQFGGAPRHLVVTHPGDWGDYRRDLLRRALAESGFAAVTLLPGSIAALYAHLPEPGAGDQTAAVCEFGPDGVTVTLATASGASGWVARTSTEGVAPAAAVSTAFALAHTSSVMPDALAGIVFCGEPGPGALPGRLPCPVFAGPQPALTAAFGASSLAAQRTSPPSRRERPAAETTLLPRVDHPPELTERPARPPVDIKPFELPEPEGAAKLLRRWRPLAAAAAVLAIGSSILIATLSSHEATADKGTTPPHSATLSSCAHPGAAPTGEGHC, via the coding sequence TTGCCCTACGTGCTCGGCATTGATGTCGCCCACGCCCGGACCCACGCCGCCACCCGTCTCCGGCAAGGGGACGGCTGGGACGTCCCCGAACCGCTGTGGCTGGGTGAGCAAACCCCCGCCGCCGCGTCCGCGCTGTTCCTCGACGACGAGGGCTACCTGCTGACCGGCGACGCCGCCGCGCGCGCCGGGGCCGCGGTGCCGTCGCGCCTGCTCACCGGGTTCCACCGGCGGATCGGCGACGACGTGCCGATGCTGATCGAGGGGGACGCGTTCTCGCCCGAATCGCTGACCACCGTGCTCGTCGAGGGCATCGCGGAGCACGCGGCCGCGCAGTTCGGCGGCGCGCCCCGCCACCTCGTGGTGACCCACCCCGGTGACTGGGGCGACTACCGGCGGGACCTGCTTCGCCGCGCATTGGCCGAATCGGGGTTCGCCGCGGTGACGCTGCTGCCCGGCTCGATCGCGGCGCTGTACGCGCACCTGCCGGAGCCCGGCGCGGGCGACCAGACCGCGGCCGTCTGCGAATTCGGGCCCGACGGCGTCACGGTCACCCTCGCGACCGCGTCCGGCGCGAGCGGCTGGGTGGCGCGGACGAGCACCGAGGGCGTCGCCCCCGCAGCGGCCGTGAGCACTGCTTTCGCGCTCGCGCACACCTCTTCGGTCATGCCGGATGCGTTGGCGGGCATCGTGTTCTGCGGCGAGCCCGGCCCGGGCGCGCTGCCGGGGCGGCTGCCCTGCCCCGTGTTCGCCGGTCCCCAGCCCGCGCTGACGGCGGCGTTCGGGGCGAGTAGCCTCGCCGCCCAACGGACGAGCCCGCCCTCGCGGCGGGAGCGGCCGGCCGCCGAAACCACCCTGCTGCCCCGTGTCGACCACCCGCCCGAGCTCACCGAGCGGCCCGCCCGGCCGCCGGTCGACATCAAGCCGTTCGAGCTGCCCGAGCCCGAAGGGGCCGCGAAACTGCTCCGCCGGTGGCGCCCGCTCGCCGCCGCGGCCGCGGTCCTCGCGATCGGCTCGTCCATCCTGATCGCCACCCTCTCGTCCCACGAAGCCACCGCGGACAAGGGGACCACCCCGCCCCACTCCGCCACTCTGAGCTCCTGCGCCCATCCCGGCGCAGCCCCCACCGGTGAAGGTCACTGTTGA
- a CDS encoding toxic anion resistance protein — protein sequence MEDFTLTAPEAVEAVPVERAAGLIALGDDRRAEISARAAGFATRLEALDVHSPEFTTLLDELLAVGEADMRAAAAVAGTMLDRSARTLETAASPQEQVTTSLADLRRTVAELDPAKLPLTGRKLLGLFPAAAGAKRALDRYRAANEPVNALVGDLRTRQDGLRRDNAVLKGERERLWAALGKLAEAAAFAEAVDTAVERQAGVFDLTDPLRANALRADVLYPIRQRHQDVLTQLAVSAQGYLALDLVRRTNDELIRGVERAVSTTVSALRVALLVSSALAGQRDVLDEVAALQSTTEGLLRGNAMLLESQSAEIRRAASSPAVAVDTLRDSFDRIYAAMDAIDGFKAEAVRTMASTVESLTGELHRAEDRLRRSHEGEL from the coding sequence ATGGAGGATTTCACCCTGACCGCGCCTGAAGCGGTCGAAGCCGTGCCCGTCGAACGCGCCGCCGGCCTGATCGCCCTCGGTGACGACCGGCGGGCCGAAATCTCCGCTCGCGCCGCCGGGTTCGCGACCCGGCTGGAGGCGCTGGACGTCCACTCGCCGGAGTTCACCACGCTGCTCGACGAGCTGCTCGCCGTCGGGGAGGCGGACATGCGGGCGGCGGCCGCGGTCGCCGGGACGATGCTGGACCGCTCGGCCCGGACGTTGGAGACGGCTGCCTCACCCCAGGAACAGGTGACGACCAGCCTCGCGGACCTGCGCCGCACGGTGGCCGAGCTGGATCCGGCGAAGCTGCCGCTGACCGGGCGCAAGCTGCTCGGCCTGTTCCCCGCCGCGGCCGGCGCCAAGCGCGCGCTCGACCGTTACCGCGCGGCCAACGAGCCGGTGAACGCGCTGGTCGGGGACCTGCGCACCCGCCAGGACGGGCTGCGCCGGGACAACGCCGTGCTCAAGGGCGAGCGGGAGCGCTTGTGGGCCGCGCTCGGCAAGCTGGCGGAGGCAGCCGCGTTCGCGGAGGCCGTCGACACCGCGGTCGAACGGCAGGCGGGGGTGTTCGACCTGACGGATCCCCTGCGCGCCAACGCTTTGCGCGCCGACGTCCTGTACCCGATCCGGCAGCGGCACCAGGACGTCCTCACACAGCTCGCGGTGAGTGCGCAGGGCTATCTCGCGCTGGACCTGGTGCGGCGCACCAACGACGAGCTGATCCGCGGCGTCGAGCGGGCCGTGTCCACGACGGTTTCGGCACTGCGTGTCGCGTTGCTGGTGAGCTCCGCGCTGGCCGGGCAACGAGACGTGCTCGACGAGGTCGCCGCGCTGCAGTCCACCACCGAGGGACTGCTGCGCGGGAACGCCATGCTGCTGGAGTCACAGAGCGCGGAGATCCGCCGGGCGGCGAGCTCACCCGCCGTCGCGGTCGACACGCTGCGTGACTCATTCGACCGGATCTACGCCGCCATGGACGCGATCGACGGCTTCAAGGCCGAGGCGGTGCGGACCATGGCGTCCACTGTGGAGTCTCTGACGGGGGAGCTGCACCGGGCGGAAGACCGGCTGCGCCGCAGCCACGAGGGGGAGCTGTGA
- a CDS encoding ferredoxin reductase — MAGTAVSGRLAWRVARLAEARQETPSARTLVFDIPGWPGHLAGQHVDVRLTAADGYTAQRSYSLAAPADGDRVELTVQRVPDGEVSEHLTGRYAAGDPVEIRGPVGGWFVWRPADPAPVLLVAGGSGIVPLMAMIRARRAAGSKALFRLVYSLRTPAERYYAEELLRPVAGLDVTYVYTRELPEGQPGIPRRISVTTLNTAGWPADFGATSYVCGPTGFVETVADILLALGHDPHTIRTERFGPSRD, encoded by the coding sequence ATGGCGGGAACAGCGGTATCAGGGCGACTAGCGTGGCGCGTCGCCCGCCTCGCCGAGGCCCGGCAGGAGACGCCGTCGGCGCGCACGCTCGTCTTCGACATCCCCGGCTGGCCGGGCCACCTCGCGGGCCAGCACGTGGACGTCCGGCTCACCGCCGCCGACGGCTACACCGCGCAGCGCAGCTACTCGCTCGCCGCGCCCGCCGACGGCGACCGGGTGGAGCTGACAGTCCAGCGAGTGCCCGACGGTGAGGTGTCCGAACACCTCACCGGCCGGTACGCGGCCGGTGACCCGGTGGAGATCCGCGGCCCGGTCGGCGGCTGGTTCGTGTGGCGCCCCGCCGATCCGGCGCCCGTCCTGCTGGTCGCGGGCGGCTCCGGCATCGTCCCGCTGATGGCGATGATCCGCGCCCGCCGCGCGGCGGGCAGCAAGGCACTGTTCCGGCTCGTTTACTCCCTGCGCACACCGGCCGAGCGGTACTACGCCGAAGAACTCCTCCGCCCGGTCGCGGGGCTGGACGTCACGTACGTCTACACACGCGAGCTGCCCGAGGGACAACCCGGCATCCCGCGCCGGATCAGCGTCACCACGCTCAACACCGCGGGCTGGCCGGCGGACTTCGGGGCGACGAGCTACGTCTGCGGCCCGACCGGCTTCGTCGAAACCGTGGCCGACATCCTGCTCGCACTGGGCCACGACCCGCACACCATCCGCACCGAACGCTTCGGCCCCAGCCGCGACTGA
- a CDS encoding peptidase inhibitor family I36 protein: MAAAGIALLSLAGPAAAAPQGTSTTAAACPYEDFCIYSQPNYTGQQYNLRDCHDYPVGFSGIGSWRNNQTSGTQAVFSNSDGSKYITNPAPASSPSYNWTPVLDIKPC; encoded by the coding sequence GTGGCCGCTGCCGGTATCGCGCTGCTCTCGCTCGCCGGCCCCGCCGCCGCGGCGCCCCAGGGGACCTCGACCACCGCGGCCGCTTGTCCCTACGAAGACTTCTGCATCTACAGCCAGCCGAACTACACCGGCCAGCAGTACAACCTGCGCGACTGCCACGATTACCCGGTGGGGTTCAGCGGTATCGGATCGTGGCGCAACAACCAGACCAGCGGAACCCAGGCAGTATTCAGCAATTCCGACGGGTCGAAGTACATCACGAACCCTGCGCCGGCGTCCTCCCCCAGCTACAACTGGACGCCCGTCCTCGACATCAAGCCCTGCTGA